The Miscanthus floridulus cultivar M001 chromosome 6, ASM1932011v1, whole genome shotgun sequence genomic interval TGAAAACAGTCTTTTGGTTTAGGAAAAAAGCAAGCATCCTTAGGCATAAAAAGACAGTCTGTTGTGTGTTTGGTATGAGACAGTAGGGAGCAATAAGATAAGAAAACAGATACAATATATACATACGAAACAAAGGTTAACCTGCACAGGCTGATCATAGCATCATATGAAATAATGTAAGGATGGCTGACACAAGAATAGCATGCATTGAAACATGATAATATGTGATATAAAttaaaaggactaatgtattcatcTGGAAGACAAACAGAGGACCACATAATCCGAAAACACATGAACATAATTTGTTTTTTAACAgtttaaaaaaaattacagaaccaaacaagaaaaagagagagTACAAATCTGAATCGAACAAAAACAACGACACTATAGTGCAAGACTCTCTGTAGATGAACTGACTTGATCTAACAGCTGCTGTGCATACATCAGCACAACAGATGATGGAACTGTGTCCTCCTCTAAGGACGCCAGTACTAATCTGGCAAGATGTGCACCTCTATTTGCAACTGGGAAAAGACGTTCAGCCAAAGATCTATATAGCTGTAATCCATGGATGCTATAATCAATAACCAAGAAGCCATATATTCTTTGTAAACCTATAAGAGCCTGTAGAGCTGCTGCCTCATAAGGCAAATGATTACTCACAGAAACAGGAGCCCAAAAAAAGAGTGTTTTGGAAATACCCCGCTGTACAGAAGGGAGTCAGCTCTACCTCAATTCCATATACATGGCTCCCATCATCTGCTATCTCATGTATACAAGCCACATAAGGTAAATTACAGCGAACAACAACCTCTCGCAGAATAGCTACGTAGGATAAATTGATGGGAAACATGAGGGCAATAAGAATCCTTTGTCCGTCagaaagagaagaaaagcagACGAACCTAAGCGGCCCTTCCCTCACTTAGTTTAATTAAGATGAGAAAGCAGATAGTCTGATTGTCTGAAAACTTTAAGAAATTTTAAAAAtgttttgaaattttttttggatgaAACAGCAATTCCAGTGTCCAGACAGCTGCGAAGAGCGTGTTCGTCGTCTAGATGTTTTTGCACAAACGAAAGCAGAACAGACGTGTATCAGTCCGAAAGAGCAGACCAACCAATACTGATAACATAACATAGATATTGCAAACCAAATAAGCAAAGTAGTGTTACCTAAAAGGAAGCCAAAAGCGCAGAGCCGCAACCAACGGAGCCGAGGACAGGCAACTATGAACAGGTACAACACAGCAAGGAACGAAGCAACTGCGAAAGACGGCACAGACGTACTGCAAGAACAGAGGAACAGTAGGTATAAAAAAAATGACCACACGAATCAATATAAGTAAATCCTACATGTATCTAAAAAATACTTGTAACTAAATAATATGAAATACAAACATacaaagaacatagaagcagcaaTGCAGATAATATGAGTGATCTTATGTTCATGGTTCATCACATACTATGGAATAAAAACAAGCACCAATGCAGGTAATATGAGTGATCTAATGTTCATGGTTCATCACACTACCACAACCTACCTTGCACACCCAGAACCCACCCGCGAAAACACAGGTTTCATTAAATGTCCTCTTTGACCAAGGCACTAAAAATAGGCAATTTACATTGTATATATATAACGCAGGCTACTCAAACCTCGTAAAAAAAAGAGGCTTATCCAATTGATAAGCACTCTCGAAGAGATGATGAACATCGATATGTTTTATGAATTTAGCACCAGCCTGAGCTGGCACAGCGTTACCAACAATTATTTTCTTTCCCATAACAGGCGGACCCAAAAAAACATCTATATGGCTGATATAAAATAGAATATAAACAATAGATGTTAGCTTTGCATCAGGTAAAGGCGGCATTCCGTTGCGAGCCTAGCACAAAAAAAATACCTATCATAATAACAATGAACTATAtatagtaacagaaagtaatcaGCGGTAAATAACATGACAggaaaatgcagttttttttAATCAACTGTCATATAAAGCAGACTCTATTACGCTCATCCGATACATACTACAGGTAGACGTCGTCCAGAAAATATCACACTGATGCATGTCATGATCAGTCTGACCTCATTTAGCAACAATAATATGAATCCTTCATAGGACTAATTGGTGCGCTCTTAATATAACTCTTCACACATATCATCTATTCTGAAGACACACTATTGTTTAATATAAAACAACTGACGTAAGTATATCTAAGGAACCTAAACAGTGCATCCAAACTATTTAAGAAACAAGGCACTCATTAAAAGACAAATCATGAAGATCTGGAGCCCAATGCCATAGGCTGAATAAAACTGATGGTACAATCTAACAACATTATAAGTACCAATAATAGATGTAAAATCTAAATAGCGCATTTATTAACTTAATAGCTATTGTTGTAGTAGTGGCACATCTATTGTTGGACAACAATCATGTAACTCGAGAACTCCATTTTTTATTAGACTCACCGCAGCACCATATCCTAACATGAATCCATCTCTATATATGCATACGAAACCGAATAAGAACAGCACACACTTGGTAAAAGCCATAAACGAATCCATCTTTACCTGGCTGAAATCCCTATGTGCAGGTGGCAGGAAGAGAGAGGCGCAGAAAGGCGTAGAACAACAACCCAACGAGCACCGCGCCGAGCCAGAGAAACACAGCCCCCCCCCCCGGCAGCACCGCGAGCATCAGCAGCAGCGCGGCCCCCCCGCGAGCAGCGCGGGCAGCAACAGCAGCAAGGGCGGCCGGCCACCAAGTCCGCCGAGACCAGCGAGAAGCGAGCGGCGCAGAAAGGCGtggacgaaaccctagcaagaaTGGAGAGCAGCGAAGGCGACGGCTAGGAAAGGAGGAAGAGAAACGGCGACGACACGGACCAGCTCGATTGGGAAGAAGCCGAGGCTAATGTGTCGGAGAAGAAGCTGGAAGCcctgtatatatatgtctctatcCGAATTCTTAGCTGGAGCCAACAAACACACAGGAAGACTGAGAAGGAATCTGGAATCAGCAGAAGCAGCTTCGAGCAAAAGCGGGTCTAACAAATCCGATGCACACGATGAGCGATCGAACGGCGGTTTCGTAACGGGGCGACGTGGCCGACCCCTCCTTCGGAGGAGCTGGCGCCCATTGTCTTGGTAAATGTGCTTTTTTTTACAAGACACGGTATAGACACGGACGGTGCATACTCCCTCGCTCCCTTTATATTCATCTGCTATAGAAAGCGTGCAGGTCAAAGTTTCTTAGCTCTAATTAGATTCCtacaaaatattagcaatatttgtatctccaaataaatttattatgcaaAGTAGATTCAACAATCTTTCTAATCATATTAGTTATGTACCGTAAACattaatattttcttgtataCATATATTTATTTGGTCAACATTGAGTTTGTTTGACTTCCCAGAAAGTGAGAATGACAGATAAAAAGGACGGAGAGAGTACATATCTAACTCTACTACATTTCAACTAGTGCTATCTTGTACTTCTTATTACTATTACTACGGTCTATTTGGATCCTTTCATTTCGAAGGAGTTGAAGTCTACTCTATACACTAGACTTTTTAGGTTGGAATTTGATATTATAGAATTTTCCAAAGTTTAGGTATAAGTCTGTCGATCTCTAATTCATGGGGTGAGAGATAGAGATACATCCTATCGATCCCATGCATGCTCTGTTTATAAAGTATCCCACTTCTgccattattaaaaaaaaactaaaaaaatccTCTCCAATGTATATATCTAAATTACCAACACGTGCTATAACGAAAATTAGTTAAATTGCCTATATACATGTCCACCTCGTTCGGCTGGTCCGCGCTACAGTAAAAACAGATggttttggataaataaatagtattatgtgagagagaataagctgaaacaagctggaaCAAGCGGGAACATGACCAGCCGAACGGCATGGTCATTTCTAAAGTATCCAATTCTCTTGACATTAATATATTCAAAATGATTAATTTAAACATGCATGTTGTGCTATCATGCTGATCAAGGGCACATGCTTGTATGAATGTGGATTCATCGTAACAAAACATTCACTTCACCGTGATTGTAAGCACTCTATATTGATACTATAGTTATAAGCATCCTATTTCATTTAACATATATAATTCTTTGATAAAGAAAATATCAGATTCTAGGTAGACAAGTGGGGGATGTTAGTCCAAATGAGGTGGCTACGATCTCCTTTGAAACTAGGTGAATTCTCCACGTGTTGCTGCGGGACATCAGGATATATAGAAAGTATTGCTATGAACTTATCGgcctggcttatcagccatggaacattattttttctctcacaataaatcagcttcagccggctcatcagccgcagaaaccatcgGCCGAACAGCTGGATACCAATAGATATTCATTTTGAGCAGGAATTATTGTATTTTTAATTAGAAGTGCAGTTGAAAGAACCTATGAACTACCGAAGTGTCATCGTTGCCAAGTAACTTACAATTGTAAGGAGGCATTGAAGCCTTAAGCTACCATTGATTTCTAGGTGACTTACGCAAGCTTGGAGATTAAATCAAATTAACAACATGATGACTTCATCTTTCGGAATTAATTGCAAATGAAAGTGAAGTAACCAATCGCCGAACCTATTTGCTCCCATGATACGCCTCAGGTATACTTATCAACAATATGTCCATGTACAAATTCATATATGAAAACTGAATGAAACTAATACAACTCCAAAGACGATTGTAAAAGAATATTGTCGTTTCACAAAAAAAGGCCATTAATTCATCATACTTAGGCTCCATATAAGATGTGAAGAAAATAGAGATGCGACATGTATGAAGCACGAAGCTCTTAAGCCAACAAACCGAAGAAGCACAGATCCATCGAACAGGTTATTGTACATCGATACATGCACCAGTAGAGACATCCGAAGATATGCTGTGGAAGTTTGTTGATTCATCCTGCAGCATCAAATACGCAACACGCCAGCAGTAGAGATTTGAGAAGTGAAGAAGGATGGTGCCTTGGAAACGACTTAGCAATTGAGGAGGTGCAAGGGATGATACACACTACACCACAACCCACCTTTCCCTACAATTATGTGTTGGTAAATCAAGGGTTTTGGCAACACATAATGTGTTGGCAATTCTTTACTTTTTTAGCGTCACTTAAACTGTCGGCAATAGTAATGTAAGGCTACAACTTATATGTTGGCGTTTCTCCTTCCAACACATAAAGTGTCGGCGAAAGTTTTTAGACAAAAAAAGTATCGTTGTAGCCTACCTAAACCACTGTCCAAGTGTCGGCGAAGGGGTAAAGCCACTAAAATAGGAGGCCCACCCTTCATTCCTTACTCCCTTTTCACTTCCCACCCCTCTCCCGCTGCGTCGCCTCCccttctctccccttccctcccctcTCCTGCTGCGCCACCAACCCTAGCCggcgcgccccctcccctcccctcccctctcccgcTGCGCCGCCGGCGGAGCGGGCCACCcgggatggtggcggcgggaCCCTCCTCTCGTCTGGTGGAGTGGCGGCACGGGATGACGCGGGCCGGCGGGCGTAGCCTCGCTCGAGCCACATGGGGCTCAACGAGGCCGCCTGGCCGTGACTGCGACGGCGCCAGCCAGAGGCCTGGGCAGGCACAGGGTGGTGGTGACGGCGGCGGGCTTCTCTTCCACTTCTTCCCCTCCGTCGTCCCCTTTCCTCCTCGCATGGCGGCACCGACGGGGCCAGCCTGGGATGCTCCAGGGCCTGGGCTGGCGGATCCGGTGCTCTGGTGGCCGGATCTGTCACCCCCAAGTCAGGGGGCGGCGCCGGCGGTGGCGAGGCAGTGGAGTGGAGAGGGGCCAGCGTTGGAGTGACATGTTTGGCTGTGCATTATTAGGATTTTTGGTGGCTTAACAATTGAACCTTTCAGGTGAGTACATTTGCAGACATGGAGGGTGAAGAAACATTTGATTCATCATTCCTTGGACATGCTGATGAAGTTGTGGAGGAAAGAATTGCTGATGATGATGTTATTCTGGTGAAAGGCACAAAGAACACCAGCGCGGTTTGTACTTTTTCCATACCAATTTTAAGCAAGTTTGCTATAGGAGGAACAAATTTAATTTGAAGGTAATTGCATAGTGCTTGATGATTTTCTATTGTGCAGGTCTCTATAACACTTAGAGGTGCAAATGACTTCATGCTTGATGAGATTGACCGGTCCTTGCATGATGCCCTGTGCATTGTGAAGAGAACCCTGGAATCAAATATGGTAATCCTTGTGCTTCTATTCTTTCATGTCATCACATGTTGGTTACCTGCAGCTGAATAAATCAATGCTTAGTGACAACTTTCACTGTTCTTTTGTGGCTTGTGCATTGAGGATTTTTCATGCCTAGAGGAACCTTACAGTTCAAAATGCAATTTGATTTTATTTATGAGTGGACAAATTCTAATTGTTAGTATCATTGATCGTGCTAGTGTCTCCAACATGTTTTGTATTGGGTATGTAGGTTGTTGCTGGTGGTGGTGCAGTTGAAGCTGCGTTGTCAGTTTACCTGGAGAACCTTGCAATGACCCTGGGTTCTCGGGAACAACTGGCAATTGCTGaatttgctgaatctttgttAATCATACCAAAGGTTTGTATCTGCTCTATTTAAGTAATACTTTACTTTTTTCACCAATCAACATAGCATATTAATGACCTAACCTTGCACCAACAGGTACTATATGTTAATGCTGCAAA includes:
- the LOC136457324 gene encoding T-complex protein 1 subunit alpha-like, whose translation is MLDEIDRSLHDALCIVKRTLESNMVVAGGGAVEAALSVYLENLAMTLGSREQLAIAEFAESLLIIPKVLYVNAAKDATELVAKLRAYHHTAQTKADKQHYSSLNVKAYSSIEL